From Streptomyces qinzhouensis, one genomic window encodes:
- a CDS encoding ALF repeat-containing protein: MSAIAVSLAVAPALVFSLTSPTTASADASPATAATATGASDEANRKAIEAMLADPRSGLGVREGAQAALDGTPEDRVRFLDAGQHHARLDDDRVQTARIATTGGRGVQDGARAALNSKTRKELVEFIESGQYKARYTDDSIRVARIISSGGVAVQRDGKTALKSKYHQDLIEFLDSGQYKARQEDNRVRVTQIMNGGGAQLKAAGNVALKSTDYQALSDFIEVGQYTARHKDDRNRVARIVSYGGKSVKAAGNAALKTGKHQAVLAFLDSGQHTARAKDQAAAAKAKR, translated from the coding sequence ATGTCCGCGATTGCCGTGTCCCTGGCCGTCGCACCGGCGCTGGTGTTCTCCCTCACCTCCCCGACCACCGCCTCCGCCGACGCGTCCCCGGCAACCGCCGCCACCGCCACAGGTGCCTCCGACGAGGCGAACCGGAAGGCCATCGAGGCGATGCTGGCCGACCCCCGGTCGGGACTGGGCGTCCGTGAGGGCGCGCAGGCGGCCCTCGACGGCACCCCCGAGGACCGGGTCCGCTTCCTCGACGCCGGTCAGCACCACGCCCGCCTCGACGACGACCGGGTCCAGACCGCGAGGATCGCGACGACCGGCGGCCGGGGAGTGCAGGACGGCGCCAGGGCGGCCCTGAACTCCAAGACCCGTAAGGAACTGGTGGAGTTCATCGAGAGCGGCCAGTACAAGGCTCGTTACACGGACGACAGCATCCGCGTCGCCCGGATCATCTCCAGCGGCGGCGTCGCCGTGCAGCGCGACGGCAAGACCGCCCTCAAGAGCAAGTACCACCAGGACCTGATCGAGTTCCTCGACAGCGGCCAGTACAAGGCCCGCCAGGAGGACAACCGCGTCCGCGTCACCCAGATCATGAACGGCGGCGGGGCTCAGCTGAAGGCCGCCGGAAACGTCGCCCTCAAGTCCACCGACTACCAGGCCCTGAGCGACTTCATCGAGGTCGGCCAGTACACGGCCCGTCACAAGGACGACCGCAACCGCGTCGCCCGGATCGTCTCCTACGGCGGCAAGTCCGTGAAGGCCGCCGGAAACGCCGCCCTCAAGACGGGCAAGCACCAGGCCGTGCTCGCCTTCCTGGACAGCGGCCAGCACACGGCCCGCGCCAAGGACCAGGCGGCCGCCGCCAAGGCGAAGCGCTGA
- a CDS encoding sensor histidine kinase produces the protein MSDAPWNVLVALPVFACVVTVARAAVGTWTARRGGGAWGLLAPATAGCALLSATATFLVPVEPGDGAVQRSYWSLAEAGLLLVLLVAVVRFAPPAGVRIAVPLVALAVSVWPLVLVDGSFLEGVGVVAFWLLPVVVAVTAGAYPRRAASRRRRAVEEARREQRLRLSRDLHDFVAHDISGIVVQAQAARFVAEADPGQALAALERIERAGLNALASMDRTVAMLHTNGAADGTPPGPARLPGLVAEFGAAGGAEAVLEADEDALGALTREAGAAAYRIVVESLTNVRRHAPGATGVSVRIRRTGGGVEVSVRDDGGGGAGGAGGAGGAARFRLPRRARGAGGLGLPALAEQVTALGGTFAAGPVPDRESPPGPGSGPGAGGGWRVTAVFPASGQDVDPPPYRHPDGLPSALDPRPHTSPSPNPYPNPRPKGPK, from the coding sequence GTGTCGGACGCGCCGTGGAACGTACTGGTCGCACTGCCCGTGTTCGCCTGCGTGGTGACGGTCGCCCGGGCGGCTGTGGGCACGTGGACGGCGCGCCGGGGAGGGGGCGCCTGGGGGCTGCTGGCGCCCGCGACCGCGGGGTGTGCGCTGCTCTCCGCCACGGCGACGTTCCTTGTGCCGGTGGAGCCGGGTGACGGTGCCGTCCAGCGTTCCTACTGGAGCCTTGCCGAGGCCGGGCTGCTGCTGGTGCTGCTCGTCGCGGTGGTCAGGTTCGCGCCCCCGGCGGGTGTGCGTATCGCCGTGCCGCTCGTCGCTCTCGCGGTCTCCGTCTGGCCCCTGGTACTCGTCGACGGTTCGTTCCTCGAAGGCGTGGGCGTGGTCGCCTTCTGGCTGCTGCCGGTGGTGGTCGCCGTGACCGCGGGGGCGTATCCGCGCCGGGCGGCGTCCCGGCGCCGGCGGGCGGTCGAGGAGGCCCGCCGGGAGCAGCGGCTGCGGCTCTCCCGCGATCTGCACGACTTCGTGGCCCATGACATCAGCGGGATCGTGGTCCAGGCGCAGGCCGCGCGCTTCGTCGCCGAGGCCGACCCCGGGCAGGCGCTGGCCGCGCTGGAACGCATCGAGCGGGCCGGGCTGAACGCGCTGGCGTCCATGGACCGTACGGTCGCGATGCTCCATACGAACGGCGCGGCCGACGGCACCCCGCCCGGACCGGCCCGACTGCCCGGGCTGGTCGCCGAGTTCGGTGCCGCGGGCGGGGCGGAAGCGGTGCTGGAGGCGGACGAGGACGCGCTGGGCGCGCTGACCCGGGAGGCCGGGGCGGCGGCGTACCGGATCGTGGTGGAGTCGCTGACGAACGTACGGCGGCACGCACCGGGCGCCACCGGCGTCTCCGTACGGATCCGGCGGACGGGGGGCGGCGTCGAGGTCTCGGTCCGCGACGACGGCGGCGGGGGTGCCGGTGGTGCTGGTGGTGCTGGTGGTGCCGCGCGGTTCCGGCTGCCGCGCCGGGCGCGCGGAGCCGGCGGGCTCGGGCTGCCCGCGCTCGCCGAGCAGGTCACGGCCCTCGGCGGCACATTCGCGGCCGGGCCGGTTCCGGACCGGGAGTCGCCCCCGGGGCCCGGTTCGGGGCCCGGGGCGGGCGGTGGCTGGCGGGTCACGGCGGTGTTCCCCGCGTCGGGCCAGGACGTCGATCCGCCTCCGTACCGGCACCCGGACGGACTTCCCTCGGCCCTGGACCCCCGACCGCACACGAGCCCCAGCCCGAATCCGTACCCGAATCCCCGCCCGAAAGGCCCGAAGTGA
- a CDS encoding response regulator translates to MASGPTRILLADDQDDIRSGFRLILGSQPDMTVVGEAADGLAAVALARDLRPDLVVADIRMPGLDGLEVTRRLAGPEVADPVRVLIVTTFDHDDHVRTALRDGACGFLLKRSGPGLLIEGVRAAMSGDVLISPQLTVQLLRPPANAAVPVRPPARSPLSPLTPREAEIVRLVAEGLTNAEIGTALFISAGTVKTHLANMQVKLGVRNRVAMAAWHFDRSGGASHRTS, encoded by the coding sequence GTGGCATCCGGCCCGACCAGGATCCTGCTCGCCGACGACCAGGACGATATCCGCAGCGGTTTCCGGCTGATCCTCGGCTCCCAGCCGGACATGACGGTCGTCGGCGAGGCGGCGGACGGTCTCGCCGCCGTCGCCCTCGCCCGCGACCTCCGCCCCGATCTGGTCGTCGCCGACATCCGGATGCCCGGACTCGACGGTCTGGAGGTCACCCGGCGGCTCGCGGGCCCCGAAGTCGCCGACCCCGTACGCGTACTGATCGTCACCACCTTCGACCACGACGACCACGTCCGCACGGCCCTGCGGGACGGTGCCTGCGGGTTCCTGCTGAAGCGTTCCGGCCCTGGGCTGCTGATCGAAGGGGTACGGGCCGCGATGTCGGGCGATGTGCTGATCAGCCCGCAGCTGACGGTACAGCTCCTCCGGCCGCCCGCGAACGCCGCCGTGCCCGTGCGGCCGCCCGCGCGGTCCCCGCTGTCCCCGCTGACCCCGCGCGAGGCGGAGATCGTACGGCTGGTGGCCGAGGGACTGACCAACGCGGAGATCGGCACCGCGCTGTTCATCTCCGCCGGGACGGTGAAGACCCATCTGGCGAATATGCAGGTCAAGTTGGGGGTGCGGAACCGTGTCGCCATGGCGGCCTGGCACTTCGACCGCTCCGGCGGAGCGAGCCACCGCACTTCATGA
- a CDS encoding ricin-type beta-trefoil lectin domain protein, whose amino-acid sequence MRKSASGPGPRWRPTTGPLGRLTAIWLAVVSVLSFGIVVAPTPAQAAPPDGWNNRHLDEITLLGSHNGFANDSDGVFGAGRNQSFSLSDQLNQLNVRATELDIYGTANGVWTYHTTTWTGGGKRLRQHLYTIKDFLDRNRNEVFVLTLQDNTTPEQLRDEFASVPGLTDLALNPWEWNVRYQGWPKVSDMVDRNKRLLMLSGKNDKGHLNVHHMREWTIQNHYNDGIGVCTDRKGDGISTQLGAPGQGETFNGFSNTNARGFQKLFFANNFSARNYNDFHWSARACEGKTEGRMPNMISTDWIGYGGNRSAEQFVNAANRSVSWTMGSLCIDVEGGRTGNGTPVQIWGCNWSNSQAWRRVPVDGVGFELRALGQCLDVAGGNAVRGNKIQIYGCNGTMSQRWVHEGNSGNRLRNLVTNMCIDLPNRNGTPGVDLQLWDCDGSVGQRFDWNLA is encoded by the coding sequence ATGCGAAAGAGCGCTTCGGGCCCCGGGCCCCGCTGGAGACCGACGACCGGACCGCTGGGCCGGCTGACGGCGATATGGCTGGCGGTGGTGTCCGTCCTGAGCTTCGGGATCGTCGTGGCACCGACCCCCGCCCAGGCGGCCCCGCCGGACGGCTGGAACAACCGGCATCTCGACGAGATCACCCTGCTCGGCAGCCACAACGGCTTCGCCAACGACTCCGACGGAGTGTTCGGCGCCGGGCGGAACCAGAGCTTCTCGCTCTCCGACCAGCTCAACCAGCTGAACGTCCGCGCCACCGAGCTGGACATCTACGGCACGGCGAACGGGGTGTGGACCTATCACACCACCACCTGGACCGGCGGGGGCAAGCGCCTGCGCCAGCATCTCTACACCATCAAGGACTTCCTCGACCGGAACCGGAACGAGGTCTTCGTCCTCACCCTCCAGGACAACACCACCCCGGAACAGCTGCGGGACGAGTTCGCCTCGGTGCCGGGCCTGACCGATCTGGCCCTCAATCCGTGGGAGTGGAACGTCCGGTACCAGGGCTGGCCGAAGGTCTCCGACATGGTGGACCGGAACAAGCGGCTGCTGATGCTCTCCGGCAAGAACGACAAGGGGCACCTGAACGTCCACCACATGCGGGAGTGGACGATTCAGAACCACTACAACGACGGTATCGGCGTCTGCACCGACCGCAAGGGGGACGGGATCTCCACCCAGCTGGGAGCCCCGGGGCAGGGGGAGACCTTCAACGGCTTCTCGAACACCAACGCCCGCGGCTTCCAGAAGCTCTTCTTCGCCAACAACTTCTCCGCCCGTAACTACAACGACTTCCACTGGTCGGCGCGGGCCTGCGAGGGGAAGACGGAGGGCCGGATGCCGAACATGATCTCCACCGACTGGATCGGTTACGGCGGCAACCGCAGCGCGGAGCAGTTCGTCAACGCCGCCAACCGGTCCGTCAGCTGGACGATGGGCAGCCTCTGTATCGACGTTGAGGGCGGGCGCACCGGGAACGGCACCCCGGTGCAGATCTGGGGCTGCAACTGGAGCAATTCCCAGGCCTGGCGACGGGTCCCCGTCGACGGCGTCGGCTTCGAGCTGCGCGCCCTCGGCCAGTGTCTCGACGTGGCGGGCGGCAACGCGGTCCGCGGTAACAAGATCCAGATCTACGGCTGCAACGGCACCATGTCCCAGCGCTGGGTCCATGAGGGCAACAGCGGTAACCGGCTGCGGAACCTGGTGACGAACATGTGCATCGACCTGCCGAACCGGAACGGCACACCCGGGGTGGACCTGCAGCTCTGGGACTGCGACGGGAGCGTCGGGCAGCGCTTCGACTGGAACCTGGCCTGA
- a CDS encoding DUF3151 domain-containing protein, which translates to MSIHENLLGGPPPTHLPDEAGPREALAAGRDATEVAAQYPTSSLAWALLADDAFERGRAVESYAYARTGYHRGLDALRRNGWKGHGPVPWEHEPNRGFLRALNALARAAREIGEKDEYERCSTFLRDSSPLAADTLG; encoded by the coding sequence ATGTCCATTCATGAGAATCTGCTCGGGGGACCGCCCCCCACGCACCTGCCCGACGAAGCCGGCCCCCGCGAGGCGCTCGCCGCCGGGCGCGACGCCACGGAGGTCGCCGCCCAGTACCCCACCTCGTCGCTGGCCTGGGCACTCCTCGCCGACGACGCGTTCGAGCGCGGGCGGGCCGTCGAGTCGTACGCGTACGCCCGTACCGGCTACCACCGCGGACTCGACGCGCTGCGCCGCAACGGCTGGAAGGGCCACGGCCCGGTGCCCTGGGAGCACGAGCCGAACCGCGGCTTCCTGCGCGCCCTGAACGCCCTCGCCCGGGCCGCCCGCGAGATCGGCGAGAAGGACGAGTACGAGCGCTGCTCGACGTTCCTGCGCGACTCGTCGCCGCTCGCCGCCGACACCCTCGGCTGA
- a CDS encoding tryptophan 2,3-dioxygenase family protein: protein MSQSAAHESPAREASAPPADPAHPHTTGQSAEHAKPAEPAEPAEGETPDAPTVDFAGTTPYEDYVQADVLTHLQRPLSDDPGEMVFLVTTQVMELWFTVIVHEWETAAAALRRDDIPVAIAALKRSVRELEALNASWRPLGQLTPAQFNSYRDALGEGSGFQSAMYRRMEFLLGDKSASMLVPHRGAPRVHAELERALAAPSLYDEVLALLARRGRAVPEDVLNRDPAQRYEPDEGVEAVWSEIYRDPDRDEELVRLGEALTDVAELVWRWRNDHLVATRRAMGAKTGTGGSAGVAWLEKRARRNVFPELWTARSHV from the coding sequence ATGTCCCAGTCCGCTGCGCACGAATCCCCGGCGCGTGAAGCCTCCGCGCCGCCCGCGGATCCCGCGCACCCCCACACCACCGGGCAGAGCGCCGAGCACGCCAAGCCCGCCGAGCCCGCCGAGCCCGCCGAGGGCGAGACCCCCGACGCGCCGACCGTCGACTTCGCCGGGACCACCCCTTACGAGGACTATGTCCAGGCCGATGTCCTCACCCACCTCCAGCGGCCGCTCTCCGACGACCCCGGGGAGATGGTCTTCCTCGTCACCACCCAGGTGATGGAGCTGTGGTTCACCGTCATCGTCCACGAGTGGGAGACCGCGGCCGCGGCCCTGCGCCGTGACGACATCCCCGTCGCCATAGCCGCCCTCAAGCGCTCGGTGCGCGAGCTGGAGGCCCTCAACGCCTCCTGGCGGCCCCTCGGACAGCTCACTCCGGCGCAGTTCAACTCCTACCGCGACGCGCTCGGCGAGGGCTCCGGCTTCCAGTCGGCGATGTACCGCCGGATGGAGTTCCTCCTGGGCGACAAGTCCGCGTCCATGCTGGTCCCGCACCGTGGCGCGCCGCGCGTCCACGCCGAGCTGGAGCGGGCACTGGCCGCGCCGAGCCTCTACGACGAGGTGCTCGCGCTGCTGGCCCGCCGCGGCCGGGCCGTTCCCGAGGACGTACTGAACCGCGATCCGGCCCAGCGGTACGAGCCGGACGAGGGCGTCGAGGCGGTCTGGTCGGAGATCTACCGCGATCCGGACCGGGACGAGGAGCTGGTGAGGCTCGGTGAGGCGCTGACCGATGTCGCCGAGCTGGTGTGGCGCTGGCGCAACGACCATCTGGTGGCGACCCGCCGCGCGATGGGCGCCAAGACCGGTACGGGCGGTTCCGCCGGGGTGGCCTGGCTGGAGAAGCGGGCCCGGCGCAATGTCTTCCCCGAGCTGTGGACGGCGCGCAGCCATGTCTGA